A single genomic interval of Aureliella helgolandensis harbors:
- a CDS encoding site-2 protease family protein, with product MSQPRAESPVLNQHSQLLARCDLRIEACNGSGHSHAPGRTDCWNVLDPITRQSYRVGWIERWLLTRPRRSHSLEQLYQMLRREYPELSILPEQFLSLAANFQQLGLLRVQGTPTPLKPKSNGFQSWLSSTVAWQIRGIQPDAILSRFAPRLDILFSRNAVLLWIAAALMTACGVAMEFQRLKSQAGQWDWLLSPASGGLLVAVFIATRAIHELGHAMVCKRYGVRVPDIGLFIILGAPCVYCDVSESWQLANRWQRAAVAAAGMYSEMLVATLAGCVWLATIEGPLNTLALQTMFVCSISTLLINANPLMKFDGYYLLADWLDEVNLRGKADRLALVWLHALALGRSNRPAVMPGHSPEQGKLPQKEHLTRVSEWEAGHTAEIAGASGPHFAHKSLLLVFSFASWLYRAGLSLSIAAVIVSIYASWNFAWGGRAMAAIILFSWWVLPISRFSHSLYQEASRMQRRWRLFLLAAVFLVALAALPVPTRKFASGWIQPAQTQGVFASTTAKMMECRIHDGQQVQAGQLLFRLSNQELAMRLTQRSAASEQAVARESSIRRQRDMHGFDLDLTPYEADRKTTQILYENTKREHQSLFVSARIPGYVLAQTVPNAEGPSRSDQTVPDATWCSPAEVGRVVPEGALLATICSEAMLAVIPLTDRQLSVVAAGTQVKLRVANPAGKVVQGRVAAVVQRDEVGFLANSDDHAAFHAQESIQSRTSGNSYAAIVEMPTWDSPQQRPFPGATVDAVFAAPSQTVFSLAIDWLKTNLRFLAD from the coding sequence ATGAGTCAACCGAGAGCAGAGAGCCCGGTACTGAATCAACACTCCCAACTGCTTGCCCGCTGCGACCTTAGGATTGAGGCCTGCAACGGATCGGGGCATTCCCACGCTCCGGGTAGAACCGATTGCTGGAATGTGCTCGACCCCATAACGCGTCAGAGCTATCGCGTCGGCTGGATTGAGCGGTGGTTGTTGACCCGTCCTCGTCGCTCGCACTCACTTGAGCAGCTCTACCAAATGCTCCGCCGCGAATACCCCGAGTTGTCCATACTTCCCGAACAGTTCCTGTCGTTGGCAGCCAACTTCCAACAATTAGGACTGCTTCGAGTTCAAGGGACGCCAACACCCCTGAAGCCTAAATCCAATGGATTTCAAAGCTGGTTATCCAGCACCGTCGCTTGGCAGATTCGCGGTATTCAACCGGACGCAATCCTGTCGCGATTTGCGCCCCGCTTGGACATCCTGTTTTCTCGGAACGCTGTCCTGTTGTGGATCGCTGCGGCATTGATGACTGCCTGCGGCGTGGCCATGGAGTTTCAACGCTTGAAGAGTCAGGCGGGGCAATGGGATTGGTTGTTAAGTCCTGCCAGTGGTGGGCTGTTGGTCGCCGTGTTCATCGCTACCCGAGCAATCCATGAATTGGGGCATGCGATGGTTTGCAAACGCTACGGCGTCCGCGTCCCTGACATAGGGTTGTTCATCATTCTGGGGGCTCCTTGTGTCTACTGCGATGTTTCTGAGAGTTGGCAGTTGGCGAATCGCTGGCAACGCGCTGCCGTCGCTGCTGCCGGGATGTACTCCGAAATGCTGGTGGCAACTCTGGCCGGATGCGTCTGGCTGGCGACGATCGAGGGCCCACTGAATACACTCGCATTGCAAACCATGTTTGTCTGTTCCATCAGCACGCTGTTGATCAACGCAAACCCCTTGATGAAATTCGACGGGTACTACCTCCTCGCTGACTGGCTCGATGAGGTGAATTTGCGTGGCAAGGCTGACCGGCTCGCGCTGGTCTGGCTCCACGCCCTTGCGCTGGGGCGTTCGAATCGGCCCGCTGTCATGCCAGGGCACTCGCCGGAGCAGGGGAAACTTCCCCAGAAAGAGCATCTCACACGCGTTTCCGAATGGGAAGCGGGCCACACTGCTGAGATTGCTGGGGCCAGTGGACCGCACTTCGCCCACAAGTCTCTTTTGCTAGTGTTCAGTTTTGCTAGTTGGCTTTATCGGGCTGGTCTGTCACTCTCCATTGCGGCAGTGATTGTTTCAATCTACGCCAGTTGGAACTTTGCCTGGGGAGGTCGTGCGATGGCCGCAATTATTCTGTTCTCATGGTGGGTCTTACCAATCTCCCGTTTCAGCCACAGCCTCTACCAGGAAGCCTCGCGAATGCAGCGGCGGTGGCGTCTGTTTTTGCTGGCGGCGGTATTCCTGGTGGCGTTGGCGGCCCTGCCGGTGCCAACTCGAAAGTTCGCTAGTGGATGGATTCAACCCGCACAGACCCAAGGCGTGTTTGCCAGCACGACAGCGAAGATGATGGAATGCCGCATCCATGATGGACAACAGGTGCAAGCGGGACAACTTCTATTTCGACTGTCGAATCAAGAGCTGGCGATGCGATTGACGCAGCGCAGCGCTGCATCGGAGCAGGCCGTCGCTCGAGAGTCCTCCATTCGTCGGCAACGCGACATGCACGGCTTCGACCTGGACCTAACTCCCTACGAGGCGGATCGAAAGACAACTCAGATTCTGTATGAAAATACAAAGCGAGAACATCAATCGTTGTTCGTGTCGGCTCGGATTCCTGGATATGTTCTCGCCCAGACTGTTCCCAACGCCGAAGGTCCGTCGCGCTCCGACCAAACAGTACCAGACGCAACGTGGTGCAGCCCCGCCGAAGTCGGACGGGTTGTCCCGGAAGGTGCCTTGTTGGCCACCATCTGCAGTGAAGCGATGCTGGCGGTTATTCCTTTGACGGATCGTCAGCTGTCGGTCGTTGCTGCAGGTACCCAGGTCAAACTGCGGGTCGCCAATCCCGCTGGAAAGGTGGTGCAAGGGAGAGTCGCGGCAGTCGTTCAACGCGATGAAGTCGGTTTTCTCGCCAACTCGGACGATCACGCCGCTTTCCACGCCCAGGAGTCCATTCAGTCTAGGACATCTGGCAATAGCTATGCTGCCATCGTGGAAATGCCCACTTGGGACAGTCCGCAGCAGCGCCCCTTTCCGGGGGCGACCGTGGATGCGGTCTTTGCAGCACCTTCACAAACCGTGTTTTCCCTTGCTATCGACTGGCTAAAAACCAATCTGAGGTTCTTGGCGGACTGA
- a CDS encoding cytochrome-c peroxidase, whose translation MKCTLITKRWLQSGLGFATIILAHSSVLPLPLIAEDDAQKYNDGIVEVPLGLKPLPNVKDNPLTPEKLALGRQLYFDPRLSSDMTVSCASCHDPKKGWSNGDATAVGIDGQRGGRSAPTILNTAYQQFQFWDGRAGSLEEQALGPIENPIEMNLPIEEAVQRIADIEGYQTQFKKVFGEGVTRENLARAIAAYECTILSGNAPYDRFKAGDTTALSEQAQLGMKLFFGKANCSGCHSGPNFTDNGFHNLGVNFHGETPDLGREVISKLAGDRGAFKTPTLRDIARTAPYMHDGSLATLEEVVEHYNRGAVANEFLDEEIFPLKLTDEKKAALVAFMREGLTSDSYPDHEPPTLPE comes from the coding sequence ATGAAATGCACTCTGATCACGAAACGCTGGCTTCAAAGTGGACTCGGTTTCGCGACCATTATTCTCGCCCACTCTTCCGTGCTCCCCCTGCCATTGATTGCAGAAGACGATGCTCAGAAGTACAACGACGGCATCGTGGAGGTTCCGCTGGGGCTCAAGCCGCTCCCGAATGTTAAAGACAATCCACTCACCCCGGAGAAGCTCGCACTGGGGCGACAGCTGTACTTTGATCCACGTCTCTCGTCGGACATGACCGTCTCGTGCGCGAGCTGCCACGATCCTAAAAAGGGCTGGTCCAACGGCGATGCAACCGCGGTGGGCATTGATGGCCAGCGCGGTGGACGAAGCGCCCCGACGATCCTGAATACTGCGTACCAGCAATTTCAGTTCTGGGATGGCCGCGCGGGCTCACTGGAGGAACAAGCGTTAGGACCGATCGAGAATCCCATTGAAATGAATCTTCCCATTGAGGAAGCGGTCCAAAGAATTGCCGATATTGAGGGTTATCAAACTCAATTCAAAAAAGTGTTCGGAGAGGGAGTGACTCGGGAGAATCTTGCACGAGCCATCGCTGCTTACGAATGCACCATTCTTTCCGGCAATGCCCCCTACGATCGGTTTAAGGCTGGCGATACAACCGCGCTATCCGAACAGGCTCAGCTAGGGATGAAGTTGTTTTTTGGCAAAGCGAATTGTTCCGGTTGCCACAGTGGCCCCAACTTTACGGATAACGGATTCCATAACCTGGGCGTTAACTTTCATGGGGAGACTCCAGATTTAGGCCGAGAGGTGATAAGTAAGCTGGCTGGAGATCGGGGTGCCTTCAAGACACCCACCCTTCGCGATATCGCCCGCACTGCACCGTACATGCACGATGGAAGCCTAGCGACGCTAGAAGAAGTCGTCGAGCACTACAATCGCGGCGCCGTGGCCAACGAGTTTCTGGACGAAGAGATTTTCCCGCTCAAACTCACCGACGAAAAGAAAGCCGCACTCGTTGCTTTTATGCGTGAGGGGCTGACCAGCGATAGCTACCCCGATCATGAGCCTCCCACCCTGCCTGAATAG
- the ribD gene encoding bifunctional diaminohydroxyphosphoribosylaminopyrimidine deaminase/5-amino-6-(5-phosphoribosylamino)uracil reductase RibD — protein sequence MSSNDSQLDDAHWMRLALQLAAQGAGHVEPNPMVGCVIVAHEQMIGQGYHEQYGQAHAERNALRHVAELGKAAELSQATAYVTLEPCCHHGKTPPCTEALIEAGVNRVVIAMLDPFGQVSGQGAEQLRTAGIAVSVGVEELAARELNAPYLKRLEQQRPWVIAKWAMTLDGKIATHTGDSQWISGVESRAEVHRLRGIVDAILVGRGTAVTDNPRLTARGDTPPIRRALRVVADSDLQIALTSHLVETARELPTLLWAGPTAPVEKVAQLRSAGCIVQVCPEPSRAARLDALLRFLVTDHHVTNLLVEGGGGLLGSLLELRQIDQCEVYVAPKLIGGATAPSPIAGLGLAMLADGPHSSSVRVTPSGPDTHISCRFSWE from the coding sequence TTGTCATCTAATGACTCTCAACTCGACGATGCCCACTGGATGCGACTAGCGCTGCAATTGGCGGCACAGGGAGCTGGACACGTCGAACCCAATCCAATGGTGGGTTGCGTGATTGTTGCTCATGAGCAGATGATTGGGCAAGGCTATCACGAGCAGTACGGTCAAGCTCACGCCGAACGCAACGCGCTGCGTCACGTTGCCGAGCTCGGCAAAGCGGCCGAGCTTTCGCAGGCAACCGCCTACGTGACACTCGAACCCTGCTGCCACCACGGGAAAACGCCTCCGTGCACCGAAGCGCTGATTGAAGCTGGCGTTAATCGAGTCGTCATCGCTATGCTCGACCCCTTTGGACAAGTTAGTGGGCAAGGTGCCGAACAACTGCGGACCGCGGGCATTGCCGTAAGTGTGGGAGTCGAAGAGTTGGCAGCGAGGGAGTTGAACGCGCCTTACCTCAAACGCCTTGAGCAGCAACGACCGTGGGTGATTGCCAAGTGGGCGATGACGTTAGATGGGAAGATTGCGACGCATACTGGAGATAGCCAGTGGATCTCGGGGGTGGAGAGTCGCGCCGAGGTTCACCGCTTGCGGGGCATCGTCGATGCCATCCTGGTTGGTAGAGGAACGGCAGTCACCGATAATCCTCGTTTAACCGCGCGCGGCGATACGCCCCCAATTCGACGTGCCCTCCGCGTCGTAGCCGACTCCGACCTCCAGATTGCATTGACAAGCCACTTGGTGGAGACGGCTCGTGAACTTCCCACACTTCTGTGGGCTGGTCCGACAGCACCTGTTGAAAAAGTCGCCCAATTGCGGAGCGCAGGCTGCATCGTCCAGGTTTGCCCGGAGCCCTCGCGTGCAGCGCGTCTCGATGCGCTGCTGCGATTCCTCGTAACAGACCACCATGTCACGAATCTACTGGTGGAGGGTGGTGGGGGATTGTTAGGTAGTTTGTTGGAACTGCGACAAATCGATCAATGCGAAGTCTACGTGGCCCCCAAGTTGATTGGAGGAGCGACTGCTCCCTCTCCGATTGCCGGCCTGGGGCTAGCCATGCTGGCCGACGGGCCGCACAGTAGCTCGGTTCGGGTAACACCCTCGGGCCCCGATACCCACATCAGCTGCCGCTTTTCCTGGGAATGA
- a CDS encoding DUF1294 domain-containing protein produces the protein MTAGLYAWDKSAAGKDRPRISERTLLLWSLVGGWPGAWLASRALRHKTYKLSYRIRFLGCVSLHVAAVAGVVWWWNRS, from the coding sequence ATGACGGCGGGTTTGTATGCCTGGGACAAGAGTGCGGCGGGCAAGGATCGCCCCCGGATCTCGGAACGCACGTTGCTGCTGTGGTCTCTGGTGGGCGGATGGCCAGGAGCGTGGCTGGCTAGTCGAGCGCTGCGTCATAAGACCTACAAGCTCTCCTACCGCATTCGCTTTCTCGGCTGCGTAAGCCTGCATGTTGCGGCGGTGGCAGGCGTCGTTTGGTGGTGGAATCGCAGCTAG
- a CDS encoding sulfatase-like hydrolase/transferase — protein sequence MNPKLALLVFWLLVPLASVYADKPSKPNILFILADDQSPMDFGFYNPEASLQTPVLDQLAKEGMVFDAAYHMGSFSGAVCTPSRHMIMSGRTVWHLPIGPGAKSHCPPNLETNTLAAVFNRAGYSTMRTCKRGNSYEAANQQFTVRQDATKRGGTEETGSAWHATQVLEYLNDRESNKDSSPFLIYYGFSHPHDTRDGTPELLEKYGAVNHTDKNSLPPSDPDQPPLPANYLPTHPFPHGHPGLRDEVAVSGVWGKRDPQTIRNEIGRYDACSENIDIQIGRVLDKLDAMGELDNTYVIYTADHGMAVGRHGLQGKQNLYEHTWRVPLVVKGPGIQPGSRAPGNVYLLDTLATLCDLAGVEPPASNEGISFKPVLERQQDVVRDVLYGAYCGGTKPGMRCVRKGDWKLIQYDVLDHTVQEKQLFNLAENPLEFLDQHHAPEVIAQTGVTPKANQTNLANDPQHAEKLAEMEALLLAEMRRLDDPYRMWTQPDDGLTPSAEPTPQKKRVRGNSSKK from the coding sequence ATGAATCCAAAACTCGCCCTACTCGTCTTTTGGCTTCTCGTTCCGCTAGCGTCAGTTTACGCGGACAAACCGTCCAAGCCGAACATCTTGTTTATCCTTGCGGATGATCAGTCGCCCATGGACTTCGGCTTCTACAACCCAGAAGCATCCCTGCAGACTCCTGTCTTGGATCAACTTGCTAAAGAGGGAATGGTCTTTGACGCGGCCTATCACATGGGGTCGTTTTCCGGAGCGGTTTGCACTCCCTCGCGTCACATGATCATGAGTGGCCGCACGGTCTGGCATCTTCCCATTGGACCAGGTGCAAAGTCGCATTGTCCTCCTAATCTGGAAACGAATACCTTGGCGGCTGTGTTCAATCGTGCCGGGTATTCCACGATGCGAACCTGCAAACGCGGCAACAGTTACGAAGCGGCCAATCAGCAGTTCACGGTCCGCCAGGATGCTACCAAACGCGGCGGTACGGAGGAAACGGGCAGTGCTTGGCATGCCACACAGGTGCTGGAGTACTTGAACGACCGCGAGTCGAACAAGGACTCCTCGCCGTTTTTGATCTATTACGGGTTTTCGCACCCGCATGATACTCGTGACGGTACACCGGAGTTGTTGGAGAAATACGGTGCAGTCAATCACACTGATAAGAATTCCCTACCGCCGTCGGATCCCGATCAACCTCCGCTGCCGGCAAACTATCTTCCCACGCACCCCTTTCCCCATGGGCACCCCGGCCTGCGCGATGAAGTTGCTGTTAGCGGAGTATGGGGCAAGCGCGATCCACAAACCATCCGCAATGAAATTGGACGCTACGATGCTTGCAGCGAGAATATAGACATTCAGATCGGACGTGTGCTGGATAAACTCGACGCCATGGGAGAACTCGACAACACCTACGTCATCTACACGGCCGATCATGGAATGGCCGTTGGTCGCCATGGTTTGCAGGGCAAACAGAATCTTTACGAGCACACGTGGCGCGTCCCGCTTGTGGTGAAAGGTCCTGGCATCCAACCCGGCTCACGTGCTCCTGGGAATGTCTATTTGCTCGATACGCTCGCCACACTCTGCGATCTGGCTGGGGTTGAACCACCTGCCAGCAATGAAGGTATCAGTTTCAAGCCCGTGCTAGAACGCCAGCAAGACGTAGTACGCGATGTGCTGTATGGCGCTTATTGTGGAGGTACCAAACCAGGCATGCGATGTGTACGAAAGGGGGATTGGAAGCTGATCCAATACGACGTGCTCGATCACACCGTCCAGGAAAAGCAACTCTTCAATCTCGCGGAGAATCCCTTGGAATTCCTCGACCAACATCACGCTCCTGAGGTCATTGCCCAGACCGGAGTCACTCCCAAGGCCAACCAAACCAATCTTGCCAACGACCCGCAACACGCCGAAAAACTGGCGGAAATGGAAGCCCTGCTGCTTGCCGAAATGCGTCGTTTAGACGATCCCTATCGGATGTGGACACAACCCGACGATGGTCTCACTCCTTCAGCCGAACCGACTCCCCAAAAGAAACGCGTGCGTGGCAATTCCTCCAAGAAGTAA